A single genomic interval of Coccidioides posadasii str. Silveira chromosome 1, complete sequence harbors:
- a CDS encoding uncharacterized protein (EggNog:ENOG410PMGV~COG:S~TransMembrane:1 (o256-276i)) — MNNHLLPYPYNQERCRPFFGYETLANVLYGFYLRFRPPAASSFSTKPIQVICISDTHNSTREVSHGDLLIHAGDLTQHGSFEELHDQLRWLSTLPHPHKVVIAGNHDLLLDSDFVERYPTRFPDHPGLSVFNSDWNDVDYLRDRCVTLNFSNGRRLNIYGSPQTPEFGVWAFQYPAIRDVWTHRIPDNTNVVVVHGPPVLHCDVGKKGDGYLLRELRRVKPQLVVFGHIHDGYGEDYLFHDGVQSAWEDAILQRSGVVAIFRMSFWMIVAWLKVLLGLPQPSPTRLVNAAVAPGANNRTQKEPIILEI, encoded by the coding sequence ATGAACAATCATTTGTTACCATATCCTTACAATCAAGAACGTTGTCGTCCATTCTTCGGGTATGAGACCTTGGCTAATGTACTCTACGGCTTTTACCTTCGTTTTCGCCCCCCTGCTGCTTCGTCATTCAGTACCAAGCCAATTCAAGTTATTTGCATTTCGGATACCCACAACTCGACCAGAGAGGTTTCACATGGCGATCTTCTCATTCATGCTGGTGACTTAACTCAACATGGCTCATTTGAGGAGCTTCATGATCAACTTCGATGGCTGTCTACCCTCCCACATCCTCATAAAGTTGTCATAGCAGGAAACCACGATCTTCTGCTCGATTCAGATTTCGTTGAACGTTATCCTACTCGCTTTCCCGACCATCCCGGATTATCTGTCTTCAATTCGGACTGGAACGATGTCGATTATCTCCGGGACCGCTGTGTCACCCTAAACTTTTCAAATGGGAGGAGGCTGAACATCTACGGTTCACCTCAGACGCCAGAATTTGGTGTTTGGGCCTTCCAATATCCAGCAATTAGGGATGTTTGGACTCATAGAATCCCGGATAACACGAATGTAGTTGTGGTGCATGGCCCGCCCGTGCTTCATTGTGATGTCGGAAAGAAAGGGGATGGGTATTTGTTAAGAGAGTTAAGAAGGGTGAAGCCACAGCTTGTTGTGTTTGGTCATATTCATGATggatatggagaagattaCCTTTTTCATGATGGGGTGCAGAGTGCATGGGAAGATGCAATCCTGCAAAGAAGTGGTGTGGTTGCCATATTTCGCATGAGTTTCTGGATGATTGTAGCATGGCTTAAAGTCTTGCTGGGGCTCCCACAGCCCAGCCCAACAAGGTTGGTGAATGCAGCTGTTGCACCGGGAGCAAACAACAGAACACAGAAAGAGCCTATTATATTGGAAATATAA